A portion of the Acidisarcina polymorpha genome contains these proteins:
- a CDS encoding LacI family DNA-binding transcriptional regulator: MTKKSKHPTLSEVAKKAGVGTTTVSRVINGGERVDPKTLARVRRVIANLGYHPNEAARVLKGARTRTIGFVVPSIADPFFSSCAEAAQAIARANDSLLIVITTQNDPQAELEGVNVLTRRRADGFIIAPADSKSKTLRDLLQSLSMPIVAMDRPIADSTIPSVVADNFAGARHATEHLIQHGYKRIVCLTGEASLYTIHERIRGYRNAMRSSGLDCMLDTSTLDYPSAHRAVKRLMAAPEPPDAIFTLKNSATIHTFEALQELNILVPDQVALLGYDDFSLAGTVRPSITVVQQPIKEFGRVAAELLFERLLRPHGSDQDVSPPSPHQVQLKTCLIRRRSCGCSSSMG, translated from the coding sequence ATGACAAAGAAAAGCAAGCATCCTACGCTTAGCGAAGTGGCAAAGAAGGCCGGTGTCGGAACAACCACTGTCTCCCGAGTCATCAACGGAGGCGAGCGAGTGGATCCGAAGACGTTGGCGCGGGTTCGCCGCGTCATCGCAAACCTGGGCTACCATCCGAACGAAGCGGCTCGGGTCTTAAAGGGAGCGCGGACCCGGACCATCGGTTTTGTGGTCCCCAGCATCGCCGATCCGTTTTTTTCCAGCTGCGCGGAGGCGGCTCAGGCGATCGCACGCGCCAATGATTCCCTGCTGATCGTAATCACAACGCAGAACGATCCCCAAGCCGAGTTGGAGGGTGTGAATGTGCTCACGCGCCGCCGCGCGGACGGGTTCATCATTGCGCCTGCGGACTCGAAGAGCAAGACCTTGCGCGATCTCCTCCAGAGCCTCTCTATGCCCATCGTCGCCATGGATCGTCCGATCGCCGACTCAACAATTCCATCAGTGGTGGCGGATAATTTCGCCGGGGCGCGGCACGCCACCGAACACCTCATCCAACATGGCTACAAACGCATCGTTTGCCTGACCGGGGAGGCAAGCCTCTACACCATTCACGAGCGGATCCGCGGCTACCGGAATGCAATGCGATCCTCCGGCCTCGACTGTATGCTCGACACCTCGACCCTCGACTATCCGTCCGCGCACCGCGCCGTCAAGCGCCTCATGGCAGCGCCCGAGCCGCCCGACGCGATCTTTACGCTCAAGAACAGCGCCACCATCCATACATTCGAGGCGCTGCAGGAACTCAACATCCTGGTCCCGGACCAGGTGGCTCTCCTGGGCTATGACGATTTCTCTTTGGCGGGCACCGTGCGTCCTTCCATTACGGTCGTCCAGCAACCCATCAAGGAGTTCGGGCGGGTCGCTGCCGAGCTCCTATTTGAGCGACTGCTCCGTCCTCACGGCTCGGACCAAGATGTCTCGCCTCCCTCTCCGCATCAGGTCCAGCTGAAAACCTGTCTGATCCGGCGCCGCTCGTGCGGCTGTTCGTCATCGATGGGCTGA
- a CDS encoding GxGYxYP domain-containing protein: protein MSISRRTFLTLSGAATGASALRVPALAQPDDYTSDHGLYWPPNQALPIFPEAVHLDAADLTALDGDQQGLLVSLQGIVNRRRPRLYFYWGTDPTNLEWLKTIRVSSTISKDPWSLFERYRDEVKGAIVFDPNVPDTINLATTLAGMCRAVIATAELAAAHNLPVIEDLRSRFADKFAVYNYALSEVWPK, encoded by the coding sequence ATGTCTATCTCCCGCAGGACCTTCCTGACACTGAGCGGCGCCGCCACTGGAGCAAGCGCGTTGCGGGTTCCGGCTTTAGCGCAACCCGACGATTACACTTCGGATCACGGCCTCTATTGGCCGCCGAATCAGGCGCTGCCGATTTTTCCGGAGGCTGTTCACTTGGATGCCGCCGATCTAACCGCGCTCGACGGCGACCAGCAAGGGTTGCTGGTTTCTCTCCAAGGGATTGTTAACCGCCGTCGGCCCCGACTGTATTTTTACTGGGGCACGGATCCCACCAACCTCGAGTGGCTCAAAACTATCCGCGTAAGCTCGACGATCTCCAAGGATCCATGGTCGCTGTTCGAAAGGTATCGCGACGAAGTGAAAGGCGCGATCGTCTTTGACCCAAACGTTCCAGACACCATCAACCTGGCGACGACATTGGCCGGTATGTGCAGGGCGGTGATCGCAACCGCGGAGCTTGCGGCCGCCCACAACCTGCCGGTAATTGAGGACCTCCGCAGCCGCTTCGCGGACAAATTTGCCGTATACAACTACGCGCTGAGCGAGGTGTGGCCAAAGTGA
- a CDS encoding GxGYxYP domain-containing protein produces the protein MEMRSRPSSQAPRRRPFLFDADGSQLASGWRFADGTNYFIYKFTPPAGTKQLTLSTLMWNQYLLTATNTAPSYQVVNPLFRDYIVANSAPVFWLDPNVTEEAALFAKILNIFDPDTAYLGWFPNGDEMPGVTLCAQNSAYVVAADVFYNATAFSGVRAPIRRTQPPAIVPQLQSKIYLALIMVEGDNIQYDQHRMRQMWDDPTRGQVPLGWSISVLLRDIAPSMLSYYQETQTPNDLLVAGPSGAGYTYPAMWPNSTLPGYMKRTGEYMRRAGMRTLFAYNRDNSTDLALTTGLVDLYKSNIPGLEGIVYNYETSSQVSLIDDLPVATLLGVNDTSSGVPALTAIAENWSGTAPLFVAAGLESWNMMPADAQTLVNSLGPQFEVVRLDVFFRLTRAALSKSQH, from the coding sequence ATGGAAATGCGATCGCGTCCTTCCAGCCAGGCACCCCGGCGGAGACCTTTCCTCTTTGACGCGGACGGTTCGCAGCTAGCATCCGGATGGCGCTTCGCGGATGGCACAAACTATTTTATTTACAAGTTCACGCCGCCCGCCGGTACCAAGCAACTCACGCTTTCGACCCTCATGTGGAACCAGTATCTCCTGACCGCGACCAACACCGCCCCAAGCTACCAAGTGGTGAATCCACTCTTTCGCGATTACATTGTGGCGAACTCGGCGCCGGTGTTCTGGCTCGATCCCAATGTAACCGAGGAAGCGGCCCTGTTCGCGAAGATCCTAAACATATTCGATCCAGACACTGCTTACCTTGGTTGGTTCCCGAACGGCGACGAGATGCCCGGCGTCACACTATGTGCGCAGAATTCCGCCTACGTTGTGGCGGCCGACGTTTTTTACAACGCCACAGCTTTTAGCGGCGTGCGGGCCCCGATCCGCCGCACCCAGCCTCCGGCGATCGTTCCGCAGCTCCAGAGCAAGATTTATCTCGCCCTTATCATGGTGGAAGGCGATAACATCCAATACGACCAGCATCGCATGCGGCAGATGTGGGACGATCCCACCCGCGGTCAGGTGCCGCTTGGCTGGAGCATCAGCGTGCTGCTGCGGGACATCGCGCCGTCGATGCTTTCCTATTATCAGGAGACGCAGACGCCAAACGATCTTCTGGTAGCGGGGCCGTCGGGGGCCGGGTACACCTATCCTGCCATGTGGCCTAACTCGACTCTGCCCGGATACATGAAACGCACCGGCGAATACATGCGACGCGCCGGCATGCGGACCTTGTTTGCCTATAACCGAGATAACAGCACCGATCTCGCTCTAACAACTGGCCTGGTGGATCTCTATAAGTCGAATATTCCAGGGCTGGAGGGAATCGTGTATAACTACGAGACTTCAAGCCAGGTAAGCCTGATCGACGATCTGCCGGTGGCGACACTGCTGGGCGTTAACGATACATCGAGTGGAGTTCCGGCGCTGACGGCGATTGCGGAGAATTGGAGCGGAACAGCGCCTCTCTTCGTGGCCGCGGGACTCGAATCGTGGAACATGATGCCAGCGGATGCGCAAACGCTGGTCAATTCACTCGGACCGCAGTTTGAAGTCGTGCGATTGGATGTGTTCTTTCGACTGACGAGAGCCGCCCTCTCTAAATCGCAACACTGA
- a CDS encoding carboxymuconolactone decarboxylase family protein, protein MAYITLPIAEQLGREFPGIVGPMTFRPETAAPINDLVNILLRGESTLTPGERELIATHVSWRNDCFFCQTIHGAVAAAQLGHDEQLVQTVKTDWINADISPKMKALLNIAGKVQIGGKQVIEDDVAAARAEGATDLEIHDTVLIAAVFCMCNRYVDGLNTWAPTEMNIYRANAAQIVARGYSAVTETAIAKASR, encoded by the coding sequence GTGGCTTACATCACTTTGCCAATTGCCGAGCAGTTGGGCCGGGAATTTCCTGGTATCGTCGGGCCGATGACCTTTCGTCCGGAAACCGCTGCTCCTATCAATGACCTGGTTAATATCCTGCTGCGAGGGGAAAGTACCCTCACTCCGGGGGAACGCGAGCTCATCGCCACTCATGTTTCCTGGCGCAACGATTGCTTCTTCTGCCAGACCATTCACGGCGCAGTCGCCGCAGCGCAACTCGGCCATGATGAACAATTGGTGCAGACGGTCAAAACAGACTGGATCAACGCCGACATCAGCCCCAAGATGAAAGCTCTCCTAAACATCGCCGGGAAAGTCCAGATCGGCGGTAAACAGGTGATAGAAGACGATGTCGCAGCCGCGCGAGCTGAGGGCGCCACCGATCTCGAGATTCACGATACCGTCCTGATTGCGGCTGTCTTTTGCATGTGCAACCGCTATGTCGACGGTCTCAACACCTGGGCGCCGACCGAGATGAATATTTACCGCGCCAATGCGGCGCAGATCGTGGCACGGGGATACTCCGCTGTGACTGAAACCGCTATAGCAAAGGCGTCTCGCTGA
- a CDS encoding DinB family protein, which translates to MLGATGRYLDFTDRVPLAKTAELSEASLAVDLEAKQLCTGLTEEELTWRPRPGKWSVVENLSHLRATTEVFLPVVDCALEASRTMGLRSEGPFALSPLGRLIVWRMDARPVIKMRAPKPLQPRLLSSAGSELDHFLSSQAALRERIEEANGLDLTAWRFTSPVASYFRVNLLEFFSAFNAHSRRHICQASNVRRALLTDARRP; encoded by the coding sequence ATGCTCGGTGCGACCGGCAGGTATCTCGACTTCACAGACCGCGTTCCGCTGGCAAAGACAGCTGAGCTGTCAGAAGCGTCGTTAGCGGTGGATCTCGAGGCAAAGCAGCTTTGCACTGGGCTGACTGAAGAAGAACTCACTTGGAGACCTCGGCCGGGAAAATGGTCCGTCGTCGAAAATCTCTCGCATCTCCGTGCAACTACCGAGGTCTTTTTACCCGTCGTAGATTGTGCCCTGGAGGCAAGCAGGACTATGGGGCTGCGTAGTGAGGGACCATTCGCACTGAGCCCCTTAGGTCGCCTCATCGTCTGGCGAATGGATGCGCGGCCCGTGATCAAAATGCGAGCTCCAAAGCCACTACAGCCACGATTGCTAAGTTCCGCTGGATCAGAGTTGGACCACTTTCTGAGCTCGCAGGCCGCCCTTAGAGAGCGCATCGAGGAAGCGAACGGCTTAGACCTGACCGCTTGGCGATTCACCTCTCCGGTCGCGAGCTACTTTCGCGTGAACCTGCTGGAGTTCTTCTCTGCATTCAATGCACACTCTCGGCGGCATATCTGCCAGGCTAGCAACGTCCGAAGGGCCCTGCTTACAGATGCGCGGCGTCCCTAG
- a CDS encoding NAD(P)/FAD-dependent oxidoreductase — protein sequence MQDKKDNFDVTVIGGGLAGMSASIHLANAGLRVLCIEADPLDKDPVGESLDWSAPDLLKALGLPTEYLLDQGIATYKRHVILKLRNGLERHYVPGEWLGKPPYNVNLRTLHVDRSELNQALREIFIGKGITLINDRVAHVETTGRVIKAVVTAQGERITSKWFIDASGSSAGLFPRTFNLPVYEYGPHKVAMWDYFTVPESIEGTTLHADGAGPPYMEWVWQIPIHPTIISVGYVTTGEAVKEKRQQGLSVGEIFAAQLQRFPDLQGFLHETGKDQPRTTSFRCRVFAKVAGPNWLVAGEAAAMVDPMTSNGVTAALRHGAEASSLIIQNRNRERLPRLAAAMYSQRVLSLARFFNSGIENVLYDWPIRNRIGAFNAGDLYTIPAWSMNVVYSRLRPQGLIKTTLLRLLLATLRYSLDAFHWFCKRTQSPPAAATAP from the coding sequence GTGCAAGACAAGAAGGATAATTTCGACGTAACTGTTATCGGTGGCGGCCTCGCTGGCATGTCGGCTTCGATCCATTTAGCGAATGCCGGCTTGAGGGTTCTCTGCATCGAGGCCGATCCCCTCGACAAGGACCCTGTCGGCGAGTCGTTGGATTGGTCAGCCCCCGATCTGCTGAAAGCTCTCGGACTGCCAACGGAGTATTTGCTCGATCAAGGCATCGCCACTTATAAGCGGCACGTCATTTTGAAACTCAGGAACGGTTTGGAGCGGCACTATGTTCCTGGCGAGTGGTTAGGAAAACCACCCTATAACGTGAATCTGCGCACCTTGCATGTTGATCGCAGCGAGCTGAACCAGGCTCTTCGTGAGATCTTCATCGGCAAGGGCATTACTCTGATCAACGACAGGGTGGCGCATGTGGAGACCACCGGCAGAGTAATTAAAGCAGTGGTCACCGCTCAAGGTGAGCGCATCACCTCGAAGTGGTTTATCGACGCATCGGGCTCCAGCGCTGGTTTATTCCCCCGAACATTTAACTTGCCCGTGTATGAGTACGGCCCGCATAAGGTGGCAATGTGGGATTACTTCACAGTCCCAGAGTCTATTGAAGGAACCACACTTCACGCCGATGGTGCTGGGCCCCCATATATGGAATGGGTCTGGCAGATACCAATTCACCCAACTATCATCAGTGTCGGCTACGTCACTACAGGGGAGGCGGTGAAAGAGAAACGGCAACAGGGACTGAGCGTAGGAGAGATCTTTGCGGCGCAACTGCAACGATTCCCCGACCTGCAGGGTTTCCTGCACGAAACGGGCAAAGATCAGCCTCGAACAACATCCTTTCGCTGCCGTGTCTTCGCCAAGGTTGCTGGCCCCAACTGGCTGGTTGCGGGCGAGGCTGCGGCCATGGTCGATCCGATGACCTCTAATGGAGTGACGGCTGCTTTGAGGCACGGAGCTGAGGCATCAAGCCTGATCATCCAGAATCGAAACAGGGAGAGACTTCCGCGTCTGGCTGCGGCAATGTACAGCCAGCGGGTCTTGAGCCTTGCAAGATTCTTCAATAGCGGCATTGAGAATGTGCTCTACGATTGGCCGATCAGGAACCGCATCGGCGCCTTCAACGCCGGGGACCTCTACACTATTCCTGCCTGGAGCATGAACGTTGTCTACTCTCGATTGCGGCCGCAGGGATTGATAAAGACGACCCTGCTTCGCCTGTTGCTGGCAACGCTAAGGTATTCCCTCGACGCCTTTCACTGGTTTTGCAAACGGACTCAGTCACCTCCGGCGGCGGCGACCGCGCCATAG
- a CDS encoding TonB-dependent receptor, protein MTSVYHSFTQNSVRNNLRGALSLAYSLTRRSLPLLLFATVAISSSLGQQFATLKVNVVDPSGSFVAQAKVAAVKTDTGVVRDGVSDKAGNVVIPGLSAGQYTLTVNAPSFAPFEVPLVLTLGQIADVRVPLRIVGATEQVEVTESTQGIDRERTVGSQVINPRQISNLPISDRDFVDFVLLTPTATVGRNTSTGAQSAFQESVLQVSFGGLRETHSVLYGLDGVDYTTTVSGVQRVSPSLDWVQEFRVVNGPDAASGTLNLGAVVNTITKSGTNDLHGSLYDYARNSAMDANNLLSAPGFNTLRFNQFGATLGGPLRRDKAFFFLGYEGQRRAESPIYSHFILKCIDTQGCLGPGTPSINQIKQDLGLSPENLGSLLLINDYDKTFGKLTDVINERSTLSVGYLYTNLRNDGTPAASPGQGLPSSYRRNPIQDQTAYGNLFHLFSPAFTSESSVAFGRRVFFMNPVGAGYEPAIDVADTLYSGGFLGGVDYYREIYFPVTQAMTYTRGAHTIKFGGGFEPIWFAAQTPYFTPGVGIFSPQSFFGAGQFAGFGPGTAVEFLFQQTRADFGTQVPQRNLPFEGGFYDGPNGPAHQAADQVAFWHKLAGFYIQDQWKALPTLTLSYGLRYDIDFLPSANDLRIIGKMNPTSFGNVQPRVGLAYSFREGKGVVRSSFGLYNGSLEYSSLVNGWHGAAPFTTMNQPLIPQFADPANDLVGFGPAGMVGTAGPVLAGAAFSNFTHTGTYPVPSILKQFPLGFTQRKFPFSLSELGTLEIENQLGGGWILTLGYRYVHASRLLSSNTINGVPDGFLPDGVQKFLPADSNFGFVLYATPSGWSIYNAGIVSLRKDFAKNYSVMANYVYGKSVDVATENQLQDEPQDYLNPALDRAVSDNDVRHRLALTIMAQSPNNWAAPFRNFQFSILNTLQSPQYYSILAGSDINGDGFPFNDRVGGIGRNSYRGDAYYDTDIRLQKLLSVGERVKVNLSAEVLNLVNRVNVTDVDQVYGSGTFLGPVPKVYGDGIGSPANPTFGSPTYAAAARQIQLSLKFQF, encoded by the coding sequence GTGACTAGCGTGTACCATTCCTTCACTCAGAATTCCGTGCGGAATAATCTTCGCGGCGCCCTTTCCCTCGCCTACTCTCTTACGCGTCGGAGTCTTCCATTACTCCTGTTCGCGACAGTAGCTATCTCTTCATCGCTCGGCCAACAGTTCGCAACGCTCAAGGTCAATGTCGTCGATCCATCAGGTAGCTTCGTCGCGCAGGCGAAGGTCGCGGCTGTCAAAACTGATACTGGAGTTGTTCGCGACGGAGTTTCCGACAAAGCGGGCAACGTTGTCATTCCGGGCCTTTCAGCCGGACAGTACACGTTGACCGTGAATGCTCCTTCTTTTGCTCCTTTCGAAGTGCCGTTGGTGTTGACATTGGGGCAGATCGCTGATGTGCGGGTGCCTTTGCGCATTGTTGGAGCGACCGAGCAGGTGGAGGTCACGGAATCGACCCAAGGAATCGATCGGGAGCGGACTGTGGGAAGCCAGGTCATCAATCCGAGGCAGATATCGAATCTTCCAATTTCCGACCGCGATTTTGTAGACTTTGTATTACTCACGCCTACCGCTACCGTCGGACGCAACACGAGCACGGGAGCCCAATCGGCATTTCAAGAATCGGTGCTCCAAGTTAGCTTCGGAGGATTGCGAGAGACCCACAGCGTCCTTTATGGATTAGATGGGGTCGATTACACAACCACCGTCTCCGGAGTCCAGCGGGTAAGCCCGTCGCTCGATTGGGTGCAGGAGTTCCGAGTGGTCAATGGCCCGGATGCCGCAAGCGGCACACTCAATCTGGGTGCAGTGGTAAACACGATTACCAAATCAGGCACCAACGATTTGCATGGTTCGCTCTACGACTACGCTCGCAACAGCGCGATGGATGCCAACAATTTGCTTTCCGCGCCGGGCTTCAACACGCTGCGCTTCAACCAGTTTGGAGCGACTCTCGGCGGTCCTTTGCGCAGGGACAAAGCGTTCTTCTTTCTCGGCTATGAAGGACAGCGCCGCGCGGAATCGCCCATCTACTCTCATTTCATTTTGAAGTGCATTGACACTCAAGGCTGCCTGGGGCCCGGCACACCCAGCATCAATCAGATCAAACAGGACCTGGGCCTGTCGCCTGAGAACCTCGGCTCCCTTTTGCTGATCAACGACTATGACAAGACCTTCGGGAAGCTCACCGATGTGATCAATGAACGGAGCACTCTGTCGGTCGGCTACCTCTACACGAACCTGAGAAACGACGGCACGCCCGCGGCCTCTCCAGGGCAGGGGTTGCCTTCGAGTTACCGCCGAAATCCGATTCAGGATCAGACGGCTTATGGAAATTTATTCCATCTCTTCAGCCCTGCATTTACTTCGGAAAGTTCTGTCGCCTTCGGGCGGCGGGTGTTCTTTATGAACCCGGTCGGCGCCGGCTACGAGCCTGCCATCGATGTCGCTGACACGCTCTACAGTGGTGGATTTCTCGGCGGCGTCGATTACTATCGCGAGATTTATTTCCCCGTTACGCAGGCCATGACTTACACACGCGGTGCTCACACCATCAAGTTCGGGGGTGGCTTTGAGCCTATATGGTTCGCGGCACAGACGCCATACTTTACTCCGGGCGTGGGGATCTTTAGTCCACAGAGCTTCTTTGGCGCGGGGCAATTTGCGGGGTTTGGTCCAGGAACGGCGGTGGAGTTCCTCTTCCAGCAGACCCGGGCGGATTTTGGCACTCAAGTTCCGCAACGCAATCTGCCCTTTGAAGGTGGCTTTTACGACGGACCGAATGGACCGGCCCATCAGGCGGCTGACCAGGTAGCGTTTTGGCACAAGCTGGCCGGTTTTTATATTCAAGATCAGTGGAAGGCGCTCCCGACTCTGACGCTCTCTTATGGGCTGCGTTACGACATCGATTTCCTTCCGTCGGCAAACGATCTCCGCATCATCGGCAAGATGAACCCAACCAGCTTCGGAAATGTCCAACCACGTGTGGGACTGGCCTACTCGTTTCGTGAGGGAAAAGGGGTAGTACGCTCAAGCTTCGGTTTGTATAACGGTTCGCTCGAATACAGCAGCCTGGTCAATGGATGGCATGGCGCAGCGCCGTTCACGACTATGAACCAACCGCTGATTCCGCAATTCGCCGATCCAGCGAACGATCTCGTTGGCTTTGGACCAGCAGGCATGGTTGGGACCGCCGGCCCGGTACTTGCGGGCGCGGCTTTTTCCAACTTCACCCATACCGGCACGTATCCAGTTCCTTCGATTTTGAAACAGTTTCCCCTCGGATTTACGCAGCGCAAGTTCCCCTTCAGTTTGTCAGAGCTTGGGACGTTGGAGATCGAAAATCAGCTGGGCGGCGGCTGGATTCTGACGCTGGGATACCGATACGTACATGCTTCACGGCTGTTGAGCTCCAACACAATAAATGGCGTTCCTGATGGTTTCCTCCCAGATGGCGTACAGAAGTTCCTGCCTGCCGATTCCAACTTTGGATTTGTTTTGTATGCAACTCCCTCTGGATGGTCGATCTATAACGCTGGCATTGTCAGCCTGCGCAAGGATTTTGCTAAAAACTATAGCGTGATGGCCAACTACGTATATGGCAAGTCCGTCGATGTGGCTACGGAAAACCAGCTGCAGGACGAACCGCAGGACTACCTCAACCCTGCGCTCGATCGGGCTGTGAGTGACAACGACGTCCGTCACCGGCTGGCATTGACGATTATGGCGCAATCACCAAACAACTGGGCTGCACCGTTTCGAAATTTCCAATTTTCGATACTCAATACCCTGCAAAGTCCTCAGTACTACAGCATCCTCGCAGGCTCCGACATCAATGGCGATGGTTTCCCGTTTAACGATCGCGTAGGGGGCATAGGTCGTAACAGCTATCGTGGGGACGCATACTACGATACCGATATCCGCCTGCAAAAGCTGTTGAGCGTAGGCGAACGAGTCAAAGTGAATCTCAGCGCTGAGGTACTCAATCTGGTGAATCGCGTGAATGTGACGGATGTAGACCAGGTCTATGGCTCCGGAACGTTCCTCGGTCCGGTCCCGAAAGTCTATGGTGATGGCATCGGCAGCCCGGCCAATCCGACGTTCGGCAGTCCAACCTATGCGGCAGCAGCGCGACAGATTCAACTATCTCTAAAGTTCCAGTTCTAA
- a CDS encoding 4Fe-4S dicluster domain-containing protein: MPNAQASEQSMPEQQVSARARPNPRRPKRGTYRPQQETLSLLKVSGNSINGLGETAERQASPFFWHPPTQHPYEELQNLARRNSRKCPGSAEIFMAAYTHPELISVGKTRSVATASEFTADATAFALMHEADAVGIAPMNSRYVFEGYTIEEPWVIILALGPDYEKLKEVPSDETNGIGVCAIGEQYARGTRSSYALANWIRSQGYTANAYPGPSASALLLIPPAIDSGLGELGKHGSLISRQFGAGLRLAGVTTEMPLIPTAPDRFGADEFCTTCQLCTRACPPGAIAEQKQMVRGVERWYVDFDKCIPYFAEAASCGICIAECPWTRPDARPKLLATMAQRMDWAPQIPTPEPKKADVPSSPHPEVQSGRR, translated from the coding sequence ATGCCGAACGCCCAAGCAAGCGAGCAGTCCATGCCCGAACAACAGGTCTCTGCGCGTGCCCGGCCGAATCCACGACGCCCGAAACGAGGCACGTATAGACCTCAGCAGGAAACGCTCTCCCTGTTGAAAGTTTCGGGCAATTCCATCAACGGCCTTGGGGAAACAGCCGAGCGCCAGGCATCGCCCTTTTTCTGGCATCCTCCAACCCAGCATCCGTACGAGGAGTTGCAGAATCTGGCTCGTCGCAACTCGCGCAAGTGTCCGGGCTCAGCCGAGATCTTCATGGCGGCTTACACTCATCCGGAACTGATCTCCGTTGGTAAAACGCGAAGCGTGGCTACAGCCTCGGAGTTCACTGCCGATGCGACTGCTTTCGCGCTCATGCATGAGGCCGACGCGGTTGGGATCGCTCCGATGAATTCGCGATATGTCTTCGAGGGATACACAATCGAGGAACCCTGGGTGATTATCCTCGCGCTCGGTCCCGACTATGAAAAGTTAAAGGAGGTTCCCTCGGACGAAACTAATGGGATCGGCGTCTGTGCGATCGGTGAGCAGTATGCCCGCGGCACCAGGTCGTCCTACGCCCTTGCGAATTGGATCCGATCTCAGGGATACACCGCAAATGCCTATCCAGGGCCGTCAGCGAGCGCCCTGCTGCTCATTCCGCCTGCCATTGATTCAGGCCTCGGAGAGCTCGGCAAACATGGATCGCTGATCAGCCGGCAGTTCGGAGCCGGTCTGCGCCTGGCCGGCGTCACCACCGAGATGCCACTGATTCCAACCGCACCCGATCGGTTCGGGGCGGATGAGTTTTGCACCACCTGTCAGCTTTGCACTCGAGCATGCCCTCCGGGAGCGATTGCTGAACAAAAGCAAATGGTGCGCGGCGTAGAACGATGGTATGTGGATTTCGACAAATGCATCCCGTACTTCGCCGAAGCCGCCTCCTGCGGCATCTGCATCGCCGAATGCCCCTGGACGAGGCCCGATGCACGACCGAAGCTGCTTGCGACGATGGCACAACGCATGGACTGGGCGCCCCAAATTCCGACGCCCGAGCCGAAGAAGGCCGACGTTCCTTCATCTCCACACCCAGAGGTCCAATCAGGCCGCCGGTAA
- a CDS encoding ferritin-like domain-containing protein translates to MPIVWICPGWPIFPTHDDAACQCGIFDILRIEVKEGKQEKYLMALKSVLIDELRDMYSAENQLVKALPKLAKGSKNPKLKSIFTAHLAETKGQIERLKRVFTELGEKPTGQHCNGMEGVIEEGKEALEKDEEGSSFEAGLIGAALRTEHYEIAGYEACISMATALALPKIVKLLNSNLKEELAAAKKITAAGVPILKLSAKEPEAPKTPKTGKEKYSAKKSEEDEAKAAPELSPSTATS, encoded by the coding sequence ATGCCGATAGTCTGGATCTGCCCAGGCTGGCCGATCTTTCCAACGCACGATGATGCAGCATGCCAATGCGGTATATTTGATATCTTACGGATTGAAGTTAAAGAAGGAAAACAGGAGAAGTACCTCATGGCACTGAAGTCCGTTTTGATTGATGAGCTGCGGGATATGTATAGTGCTGAGAATCAGTTGGTGAAGGCCTTGCCTAAACTTGCGAAGGGCTCCAAAAACCCTAAGCTAAAGTCAATATTTACGGCCCATCTTGCCGAGACCAAGGGACAGATCGAGCGCTTGAAAAGGGTTTTTACGGAGCTAGGCGAGAAGCCAACGGGCCAGCACTGCAACGGTATGGAGGGGGTAATTGAAGAGGGCAAGGAAGCTCTGGAAAAGGACGAAGAGGGATCCTCCTTCGAGGCCGGCCTGATCGGCGCTGCCCTACGCACGGAACACTACGAAATAGCCGGCTATGAAGCCTGTATTTCTATGGCAACAGCATTGGCACTCCCTAAGATCGTAAAGCTTCTTAATTCCAACCTCAAGGAAGAGCTCGCGGCGGCGAAAAAGATCACCGCAGCTGGCGTCCCGATCCTGAAACTAAGTGCGAAGGAGCCAGAGGCGCCCAAGACACCGAAGACAGGCAAAGAGAAGTATTCAGCCAAAAAGAGTGAAGAGGACGAGGCGAAGGCGGCTCCCGAACTTAGCCCTTCCACTGCGACGAGTTAG